One genomic window of Staphylococcus hsinchuensis includes the following:
- the tyrS gene encoding tyrosine--tRNA ligase, with product MTNELISELQWRGLIYQQTDEQGLEDLLNKEQVTLYCGADPTGDSLHIGHLLPFLTLRRFQEHGHRPLVLIGGGTGMIGDPSGKSEERTLQTEEQVQHNVESLSKQMHQLFEFDTDKGATLVNNKDWLGQISLIDFLRDYGKHVGVNYMLGKDSIQTRLEHGISYTEFTYTILQAIDFGHLNREYDCKVQVGGSDQWGNITSGIELMRRMYGQTEAFGLTIPLVVKSDGKKFGKTEGGAIWLDAEKTSPYEFYQFWINTSDDDVIKFLKYFTFLEKDEIDKLEQSLEEAPHLREAQKALAENVTRFIHGQSALDDAIRISQALFSGDLQSLSAQELKEGFKDVPQVELSQNTTNLVEAIVETGISSSKRQAREDINNGAIYINGQRQQDLKYELSDEDKIENEFTIIRRGKKKYFMVNYKS from the coding sequence ATGACAAATGAACTCATTTCAGAATTACAATGGCGAGGTTTAATTTATCAACAAACGGATGAACAAGGTTTAGAAGATTTACTCAATAAAGAACAAGTGACTTTGTATTGTGGTGCTGATCCAACAGGAGATAGTTTACATATAGGGCACTTATTACCATTCTTAACATTACGTCGCTTCCAAGAACATGGCCATCGACCACTTGTATTAATAGGTGGCGGTACAGGAATGATAGGAGATCCTTCTGGTAAATCAGAAGAACGTACACTACAAACGGAAGAGCAAGTTCAACATAACGTTGAATCTCTTAGTAAACAAATGCACCAATTATTTGAATTTGATACAGATAAAGGTGCAACGTTAGTAAATAACAAAGATTGGTTAGGACAAATATCTTTAATTGATTTTCTAAGAGATTATGGTAAGCATGTCGGTGTGAACTATATGCTTGGTAAAGATTCTATTCAAACACGTTTAGAACATGGTATTTCATACACTGAATTTACGTATACCATCCTACAAGCGATTGATTTCGGTCATTTAAATCGAGAATACGACTGTAAAGTACAAGTTGGCGGATCTGATCAGTGGGGTAATATCACAAGCGGAATTGAATTAATGCGTCGTATGTATGGTCAAACTGAAGCTTTCGGTTTAACAATTCCATTAGTTGTAAAATCAGATGGTAAGAAATTTGGTAAAACTGAAGGCGGCGCAATTTGGTTAGACGCAGAAAAAACAAGCCCTTATGAATTTTATCAATTCTGGATTAATACTTCAGATGATGATGTAATTAAATTCTTGAAATACTTCACATTCTTAGAAAAAGATGAAATCGATAAATTAGAACAATCACTAGAAGAAGCACCACATTTACGTGAAGCACAAAAAGCATTAGCAGAAAATGTTACTCGATTTATTCACGGTCAATCAGCACTTGATGATGCTATTCGAATTTCACAAGCATTATTCTCAGGTGATTTACAATCTCTTTCTGCTCAAGAGTTAAAAGAAGGATTCAAAGATGTGCCACAAGTTGAATTAAGTCAAAATACGACAAACTTAGTTGAAGCAATTGTAGAAACTGGTATCTCTTCTTCTAAACGTCAGGCACGTGAAGATATTAATAACGGAGCAATTTATATTAATGGTCAACGTCAACAAGACCTCAAATATGAATTAAGCGATGAAGATAAGATTGAAAATGAATTTACGATTATCCGTCGCGGTAAGAAAAAATATTTCATGGTGAACTATAAATCATAA
- the serA gene encoding phosphoglycerate dehydrogenase — protein sequence MYKILVSDPISPEGLKSLFEHDDFEVDTHTDLDEQQLIEKIANYEGLIVRSQTQVTQDVIAAAPNLKVIARAGVGVDNIDIDAATKHGVIVINAPDGNTISATEHSMAMILSMARNIPQAHQSLKDGRWDRKAYRGTELYNKTLGVIGAGRIGIGVARRAQSFGMRILAFDPYLSEDKAKELNITLATVEEIAEQSDFVTVHTPLTPKTKGIVNEAFFQRAKPTLQIINVARGGIIDEEALVKALDEDKIQAAAIDVFENEPATESPIVKNDKVIVTPHLGASTVEAQEKVAISVANEIIDIFENGNVLNAINAPKMTYDVINEELKPYIELSKLTGEVGIQLLEKAPRELHIKYEGDIALDDTSLLTRTLVSGVLRQDLGERVNLINALVSLNEQGVSYNIEKNSKHRGFSNYVELTLVNQDTQIKIGATVLNGYGTRIVRINEYPVDFKPERHQLVVNHTDKPGIVGRTGQILGEYNINIASMHLGRSKQGGNALMILSIDNPATQEVIESLYQIEGFNQVRSVELEDIEQTQPVL from the coding sequence ATGTATAAAATTTTAGTTTCTGATCCAATTTCACCAGAAGGTTTAAAAAGTCTTTTTGAGCACGATGATTTTGAAGTAGATACGCATACCGATTTAGATGAACAGCAACTTATCGAAAAAATAGCTAACTATGAAGGGCTTATCGTACGTAGTCAAACACAAGTGACTCAAGATGTTATTGCAGCTGCGCCAAATTTAAAAGTCATTGCAAGAGCAGGTGTTGGTGTAGATAACATAGATATTGATGCTGCTACAAAACACGGTGTCATTGTAATTAACGCGCCTGACGGAAATACCATTTCTGCAACTGAACATTCAATGGCTATGATTTTATCAATGGCGCGTAATATTCCACAAGCACATCAATCTTTAAAGGACGGTCGCTGGGATCGAAAAGCGTATAGAGGTACAGAGTTATATAATAAAACTTTAGGTGTAATAGGTGCCGGAAGAATCGGTATTGGTGTTGCGAGACGTGCGCAAAGTTTCGGCATGCGTATACTAGCCTTTGACCCTTACCTTTCTGAAGATAAAGCTAAAGAACTAAATATTACTTTAGCTACGGTAGAAGAAATTGCAGAGCAATCTGATTTTGTCACTGTGCATACCCCACTCACGCCTAAAACGAAAGGCATTGTCAATGAAGCATTCTTCCAACGCGCAAAGCCAACGTTACAGATTATCAATGTCGCACGTGGTGGTATTATCGATGAAGAGGCATTAGTGAAAGCTTTAGATGAAGATAAAATACAAGCAGCTGCAATTGACGTATTTGAAAATGAACCTGCAACAGAATCACCTATCGTTAAGAATGATAAAGTTATTGTCACACCTCATTTAGGTGCATCAACAGTAGAGGCTCAAGAAAAAGTCGCAATCTCAGTGGCGAATGAAATTATTGATATATTTGAAAATGGAAATGTACTCAATGCAATTAACGCTCCAAAAATGACATATGATGTCATCAATGAAGAATTAAAACCATATATCGAATTAAGTAAATTAACTGGAGAAGTTGGTATTCAATTATTAGAAAAAGCTCCGCGTGAATTACACATTAAATATGAAGGCGATATCGCTTTAGATGATACAAGTTTATTAACAAGAACGCTTGTTTCTGGTGTGTTACGCCAAGATTTAGGAGAACGCGTGAACCTTATCAACGCTTTAGTTTCACTGAATGAACAAGGTGTATCTTATAATATAGAAAAAAATTCAAAACATCGTGGATTCAGTAATTACGTTGAATTAACACTCGTAAACCAAGATACACAAATTAAAATCGGTGCAACAGTTTTAAATGGTTACGGTACGCGTATTGTGCGAATCAACGAATATCCTGTTGATTTCAAACCTGAAAGACACCAGCTTGTAGTAAATCATACTGATAAACCAGGTATCGTTGGTCGAACTGGTCAAATCTTAGGTGAATATAATATCAATATCGCTTCAATGCATTTAGGCCGTTCTAAACAAGGCGGAAATGCTTTAATGATTCTTTCAATTGATAATCCTGCTACGCAAGAAGTAATTGAAAGTTTATATCAAATTGAAGGTTTCAACCAAGTTCGAAGTGTTGAATTAGAAGACATAGAACAAACGCAACCCGTTCTATAA
- a CDS encoding biosynthetic peptidoglycan transglycosylase: MQKQIFDQPQHQTDQTTFQNFERIYKKIKRICIGLFLIFCLICGITLLALMIYFHSLSKTSTNMSDAELKKELLTISGNTKMKINKPILPQYDNSTNTLITGPKEVSPNVIKALTSSEDSMFFRHNGVLPKAVFRAISEDLFNSQSATGGSTITQQLVKNQVLSKERTYSRKANELVLAMRTEHLLSKKEILFTYLNIVPFGLDSHGANISGIASVSFSLFGKSAENLNVAESAYIVGLLQSPYHYTPYNKDGSLKSDQALQIGIDRQHYVLKRMLVEKQISSKTYERAKKYNIKTHLVTQ; encoded by the coding sequence ATGCAAAAACAAATTTTTGATCAACCTCAACATCAAACAGACCAAACAACATTCCAAAATTTTGAACGCATATATAAAAAGATTAAACGCATCTGTATAGGACTATTTTTAATTTTTTGTTTAATATGTGGAATCACATTATTAGCTTTAATGATATATTTTCATAGTTTATCAAAAACCTCCACAAATATGTCTGATGCAGAACTAAAAAAGGAATTATTAACCATTTCTGGCAACACTAAAATGAAAATCAACAAACCGATATTACCTCAATATGACAATTCTACAAATACACTTATTACAGGACCTAAGGAAGTCAGCCCCAATGTTATTAAGGCACTTACTTCTTCTGAAGACAGTATGTTTTTCCGCCATAACGGTGTATTACCAAAGGCAGTTTTTCGAGCTATCAGTGAAGATTTATTTAATTCACAATCTGCTACAGGTGGCAGCACTATCACACAACAGCTCGTTAAGAACCAAGTCCTTTCGAAAGAGCGCACCTATAGCCGTAAAGCCAATGAATTGGTATTGGCAATGCGTACAGAACATTTACTCAGTAAGAAAGAAATACTCTTTACTTATTTAAATATTGTCCCATTTGGTTTGGATAGTCATGGTGCAAATATTAGTGGTATTGCGTCTGTTTCATTTAGCTTGTTCGGTAAATCAGCAGAAAATTTAAACGTTGCTGAGTCCGCTTACATCGTAGGCTTACTACAAAGTCCCTATCACTATACGCCTTATAACAAAGATGGTTCTTTAAAATCAGATCAAGCGCTTCAAATTGGCATTGATCGACAACATTACGTTCTTAAACGTATGTTAGTGGAAAAACAAATCTCCTCTAAAACATATGAACGTGCAAAAAAATATAACATTAAAACACATTTAGTAACACAATAA
- a CDS encoding lysophospholipid acyltransferase family protein, whose product MYSFISGLLKLIIVKLSRSLEVQGKENIPQLHKYVVTCTHESYNEVIMLGMAIHPNQIHYMAKKELFNHKLFGKFLLSLNAFPVDRENPGPSTLKKPVKLIKENKTVGIFPTGQRKKYSEGAPLKRGAATIAMLSGAPILPAAYVGPSKIIGLITGKAIIKFGEPIETKNLPKEMKRNEKLEYITKTLESRTKTLQDELYAYVGKK is encoded by the coding sequence ATGTATAGTTTTATCAGTGGTTTATTAAAGTTAATCATCGTTAAGTTAAGTCGTTCATTAGAAGTACAAGGTAAGGAGAATATACCCCAATTACATAAGTATGTAGTGACATGTACTCATGAAAGCTATAACGAAGTAATCATGTTAGGTATGGCAATTCATCCAAATCAAATTCATTATATGGCGAAAAAAGAATTATTTAACCATAAATTGTTTGGTAAGTTTTTATTATCTCTTAATGCCTTTCCTGTGGATAGAGAAAATCCAGGGCCAAGTACTTTAAAGAAACCAGTTAAACTAATTAAAGAGAACAAAACGGTTGGAATCTTCCCTACAGGTCAACGTAAAAAATATAGTGAAGGGGCACCTTTAAAACGAGGAGCTGCTACAATTGCAATGCTTTCAGGTGCACCGATATTACCTGCTGCTTACGTAGGGCCAAGTAAAATTATAGGATTAATTACTGGGAAAGCAATTATTAAATTTGGTGAACCAATCGAAACAAAAAATCTACCAAAAGAAATGAAACGTAATGAAAAGCTTGAATATATTACGAAAACGTTAGAGAGTCGTACGAAAACGTTACAAGACGAGCTCTATGCTTATGTTGGTAAAAAATAA
- a CDS encoding SACOL1771 family peroxiredoxin translates to MVKHQFKVKTQWQDGRNAHGDLTGDVLNEQISIPSGLGGNGIGTNPDELLVSAASSCYIISLATVLERSGFKDIHIEQSSVGNAMLEKGKFKMHSIIHYPQITVNDTQKQKLIKKIDKLLKIADSNCMISNSIKGNVIVEIEPKIV, encoded by the coding sequence ATGGTAAAACATCAATTTAAAGTAAAAACACAGTGGCAAGATGGGCGAAATGCTCACGGTGACTTAACAGGTGATGTACTAAATGAACAAATCTCGATTCCATCCGGATTAGGTGGTAATGGTATAGGAACCAACCCTGATGAATTACTTGTATCCGCAGCATCCTCTTGCTATATCATTTCACTAGCAACAGTGTTAGAACGCTCAGGTTTCAAAGATATTCATATTGAACAATCAAGCGTCGGTAATGCTATGCTTGAAAAAGGCAAATTTAAAATGCACTCTATCATTCATTACCCACAAATTACTGTAAATGATACACAAAAACAAAAACTTATTAAAAAAATTGATAAATTATTAAAAATTGCAGATAGCAATTGTATGATTTCTAATTCTATAAAAGGCAATGTGATCGTCGAAATCGAACCAAAAATTGTATAA
- a CDS encoding pyridoxal-phosphate-dependent aminotransferase family protein, with product MNYYNALLLTPGPTPVAQEILHATQQPMVGHRSTDFEAIAEEAFQALKPTFGTKNNVMILTSSGTSALEASMLNIANPDDEIVIIVSGAFGNRFKQIAETYYNNVHIYDVEWGQAVDVDAFMDYLQSLNTSITAVFSQYCETSTAVLHPVNELGHALKQFDDSIYFIVDGVSCIGAVDVDLERDDIDVLVSGSQKAIMLPPGLAFVAYNDRAKERFSEVTTPRFYLDLNKYLTSLSKNSTPFTPNVSLFRGVNAYAKLIEREGLENVISRHYAIRDALRQALKALELELLVQDEYASPTVTAFVPQSKEELNYLKGELKSRFNITIAGGQGHLKGEILRIGHMGQISPFDILHVVSALEILVSDFRQKSYIGTAITQYMEVIKAYV from the coding sequence ATGAACTATTATAACGCTTTGTTATTAACACCTGGTCCTACTCCTGTAGCTCAAGAAATTTTACATGCAACACAACAACCAATGGTAGGACATCGGTCAACTGACTTTGAAGCAATTGCAGAGGAAGCATTCCAAGCACTTAAACCAACATTTGGTACAAAGAATAATGTCATGATTCTAACATCAAGTGGAACAAGCGCTTTAGAAGCAAGTATGTTAAATATCGCTAATCCAGACGACGAAATTGTTATTATTGTTTCTGGCGCATTTGGTAATCGTTTCAAACAAATTGCAGAGACCTACTACAACAATGTACATATATACGATGTGGAATGGGGACAAGCAGTAGATGTTGATGCATTTATGGACTATCTACAATCATTAAACACTTCTATTACAGCAGTCTTCAGTCAATATTGTGAGACTTCTACCGCTGTATTACATCCAGTTAATGAACTCGGCCATGCATTAAAACAATTCGATGATTCTATCTATTTCATTGTAGATGGAGTAAGTTGTATCGGTGCAGTCGACGTCGACCTTGAACGTGATGATATTGATGTGCTCGTATCAGGCAGTCAAAAAGCAATCATGTTACCCCCTGGCCTTGCTTTCGTGGCGTACAATGATCGTGCAAAAGAACGATTTAGCGAAGTGACGACGCCAAGATTTTATTTAGACTTAAATAAATATTTAACCTCACTTTCTAAGAATTCTACACCATTCACACCGAATGTTTCACTCTTTCGAGGTGTAAATGCTTACGCGAAATTAATAGAACGAGAAGGTTTAGAAAATGTTATTTCTAGACATTATGCGATAAGAGATGCATTGAGACAAGCTTTAAAAGCTTTAGAGTTAGAGCTACTCGTACAAGATGAGTATGCTTCACCTACTGTTACTGCCTTTGTACCTCAATCAAAGGAAGAACTCAATTATCTTAAAGGTGAACTCAAGTCTCGTTTCAATATTACAATTGCTGGTGGTCAAGGACATTTAAAAGGCGAAATATTACGTATCGGACACATGGGACAAATTTCACCATTTGATATCTTACATGTTGTATCAGCACTTGAAATTTTAGTTTCTGACTTTAGACAGAAATCATATATCGGAACAGCAATTACTCAATATATGGAGGTTATTAAAGCTTATGTATAA
- a CDS encoding HAD family hydrolase yields MKSVLFDVDGVFLSEERCFDVSALTVYELLMSKSYIGLDPSFEFEGLTDQQINDIRNTVFYHDEILKKLKSLGLNSNWDMLFIVGAFHFIELCKTLPPQMKESVLEAEKFNEQTLQTVGGQLDDITLNFELPLSFLEGVKSGKDNIYKALITYASETLHTNQTEIFELKSPFWKLTQEIYQEWYLGVELFKQVEQKENRSLFKKGYIYEEVVLRPVEEIKQLLADLKAAGYHIAIATGRPRTETIVPFETIGIKSYFDEKYIVTASEVLIAEDKFPHLKPLGKPNPFSYLATLSGNDENEYESYTTNQEQRVTKDEVFIVGDSLADLLSAKKIGATFIGPLTGLKGQQAREELESYEADYIVNHVGEIRDILL; encoded by the coding sequence ATGAAATCGGTATTATTTGATGTAGATGGTGTATTTTTAAGTGAAGAAAGATGTTTTGATGTTTCTGCTTTAACTGTGTATGAGCTACTAATGAGTAAATCATATATAGGACTTGATCCTTCGTTTGAGTTTGAAGGTCTGACAGATCAACAAATCAATGATATTAGAAATACTGTATTTTATCATGATGAGATACTTAAGAAATTAAAGTCATTAGGCTTAAATTCTAATTGGGATATGTTATTTATTGTAGGGGCATTTCATTTTATTGAATTATGTAAGACACTACCACCACAAATGAAGGAAAGTGTATTAGAAGCAGAGAAATTTAATGAACAGACTTTACAAACTGTAGGCGGACAATTAGATGATATTACGCTTAATTTTGAATTACCATTATCATTTTTAGAAGGTGTTAAATCTGGAAAAGATAATATATATAAAGCGTTAATTACATATGCGAGCGAAACTTTGCACACTAACCAGACAGAGATATTTGAATTGAAGAGCCCATTCTGGAAATTGACTCAAGAAATTTATCAAGAGTGGTATTTAGGAGTAGAGCTATTTAAACAGGTTGAACAAAAAGAAAACCGTTCTTTATTTAAAAAGGGCTATATATACGAGGAAGTGGTTTTACGACCTGTCGAAGAAATCAAGCAATTATTAGCTGATTTAAAAGCAGCAGGCTACCATATTGCGATAGCAACAGGGAGACCACGTACAGAAACAATCGTTCCGTTCGAAACGATAGGGATTAAATCTTACTTTGATGAGAAATATATTGTCACAGCCAGTGAAGTATTAATTGCTGAAGATAAATTTCCACATTTAAAACCGTTGGGCAAGCCTAATCCATTTAGTTATTTAGCTACATTATCTGGTAATGATGAAAATGAATACGAAAGTTATACTACAAATCAAGAACAACGTGTAACAAAGGATGAAGTATTTATTGTGGGTGATTCGCTAGCCGATTTATTAAGCGCGAAAAAGATTGGCGCAACTTTTATCGGACCATTAACTGGTTTAAAAGGTCAACAGGCACGTGAAGAGTTAGAAAGTTATGAAGCGGATTATATTGTAAATCATGTAGGGGAAATTCGTGATATATTACTCTAA
- a CDS encoding S1C family serine protease, whose amino-acid sequence MSDFNNGMNQHQEQSNQRYSRHNKSRFPWLKTIIVALIAGIIGALLVLGVGKIIDRTMSNKDAGKVQETTNTKSGGNTLDGKSDKYDSVNQMINDVSPAIVGVINMQKAEGLDDLLKGKSSKSEEAGVGSGVIYQKSNGSAYIVTNNHVIDDASEIKVQLHNSKQVDAKLIGKDAQTDMAVLKIDNTKGTKSIQFANSSKVKTGDSVFAMGNPLGLEFANSVTSGIISANERTIDSQTSSGNNKVNVLQTDAAINPGNSGGALVDVNGNLVGINSMKIANEQVEGIGFAIPSNEVKETIKELAKHGKIERPSIGIGLLNLSEIPESYKDELKTKRNDGIYVAKVEKDNGLKEGDIITKVDGKSIKEDTDLKSYLYHNKKPGDTITITVERKNKTKDIKVKLSKQKDSESQSSTQQQPDQGSSDGSGLFQ is encoded by the coding sequence ATGTCAGATTTTAATAATGGGATGAATCAACATCAAGAACAATCAAATCAGCGTTATAGTCGTCATAACAAATCACGTTTTCCTTGGTTAAAAACGATTATCGTTGCACTTATTGCAGGTATTATCGGTGCTTTACTCGTTCTAGGCGTTGGAAAGATCATTGACCGAACAATGTCTAACAAAGATGCTGGTAAAGTTCAAGAAACGACGAATACCAAAAGTGGTGGTAATACACTAGATGGTAAAAGTGATAAATATGACTCTGTCAATCAGATGATTAATGACGTTTCACCTGCAATTGTCGGCGTCATCAATATGCAAAAAGCTGAAGGATTAGATGATTTATTAAAAGGGAAATCTTCTAAATCAGAAGAAGCTGGCGTAGGTTCAGGTGTTATTTATCAAAAAAGTAACGGCTCTGCTTACATTGTTACGAATAATCACGTCATCGATGATGCGAGTGAAATCAAAGTTCAATTACATAATTCTAAGCAGGTCGATGCTAAACTTATCGGTAAAGACGCTCAAACCGATATGGCTGTTTTGAAAATAGATAACACGAAAGGTACAAAATCAATCCAATTTGCAAATTCTTCTAAAGTTAAAACGGGAGATAGTGTTTTTGCAATGGGTAATCCACTAGGTTTAGAATTTGCCAATTCTGTCACTTCCGGCATCATTTCAGCAAATGAAAGAACGATAGATAGTCAAACTTCATCTGGTAATAATAAGGTGAATGTACTTCAGACTGATGCTGCTATTAATCCAGGTAATTCTGGAGGTGCCTTAGTAGACGTTAATGGTAATTTAGTCGGAATTAATTCAATGAAGATTGCAAATGAACAAGTTGAAGGAATTGGATTTGCCATTCCTAGTAATGAAGTTAAAGAAACAATCAAGGAACTTGCAAAACATGGTAAAATCGAGCGCCCTTCAATTGGAATTGGTTTATTAAACTTGAGTGAAATTCCAGAATCTTATAAAGACGAATTAAAAACAAAACGCAACGACGGCATCTACGTTGCTAAAGTAGAAAAGGATAATGGCTTAAAAGAAGGCGACATCATCACTAAAGTTGATGGTAAATCAATCAAAGAAGACACTGATTTAAAATCATATCTTTATCACAACAAAAAACCAGGAGATACTATCACAATCACAGTTGAACGGAAAAACAAAACGAAAGATATTAAAGTTAAATTATCTAAACAAAAAGATAGTGAAAGTCAATCTTCTACTCAGCAACAACCCGACCAAGGATCAAGTGATGGCTCAGGCTTATTTCAATAA
- the nagE gene encoding N-acetylglucosamine-specific PTS transporter subunit IIBC, producing MLSFLQRLGRSLMLPVAVLPAAAIIAGIGNALKAMHILPTVANFFSTAGQTILEQLGILFAIGVALGMAKKNDGAVALAATVGYFLITGVLSPEKLAPLLGEKQSHVDAAFEQMNNGNVLIGLFVGLIAAFTYNKFAETELPAALSFFSGKRLVPIMTAFFSIFLTVAMLFIWPAIYSVIVNFGKWIIDLGPFGAFLYGFSNRLLIPTGLHHALNTVFWFDLAGINDIAKFQSGDGAEKGVTGRYMAGFFPVMMFGVPAAALAMYRAAESKQKKRVYGLMLAGSISAFFVGVTEPIEFAFMFVAPELFVIHAFLTGVSMFIAALFHWTAGFSFSAGLIDFVLSLVNPVANKPYMLIVQGLVFFVMYYFVFRAAIKFLKLNTPGRGNNLLPDPTSEEASTGDKDSQSDNRTSNKYAKTASQILDGLGGKDNVKTLTNCATRLRMELNDNSIVDDSKIKGAGAVGVTKSGKHNTQVIVGTQVQQVADEIEKLID from the coding sequence TTGTTAAGTTTCTTACAACGATTAGGTCGATCGTTAATGTTACCAGTTGCGGTATTACCAGCTGCTGCGATAATTGCAGGAATTGGTAACGCACTTAAAGCGATGCATATATTACCTACAGTAGCAAACTTCTTCAGTACTGCGGGACAAACGATACTAGAACAATTAGGGATTTTATTCGCCATTGGTGTAGCGCTTGGGATGGCAAAGAAAAATGATGGTGCAGTTGCATTGGCTGCAACAGTCGGTTATTTCTTAATAACAGGTGTATTAAGTCCTGAAAAGTTGGCACCGCTATTAGGTGAAAAACAGTCTCACGTAGATGCTGCTTTCGAACAAATGAATAATGGTAATGTACTTATTGGGTTGTTTGTTGGGTTAATCGCAGCATTTACATATAATAAATTTGCAGAAACAGAATTACCTGCTGCTTTATCTTTCTTTAGTGGTAAACGTTTAGTGCCAATTATGACTGCTTTCTTTAGTATCTTCTTAACTGTCGCAATGTTATTTATTTGGCCTGCAATTTATTCAGTTATAGTTAACTTCGGTAAATGGATTATAGATTTAGGACCATTTGGGGCATTTCTATATGGATTCTCTAATAGATTATTAATACCAACTGGATTGCATCATGCATTGAATACAGTATTTTGGTTTGATTTAGCTGGTATAAATGATATTGCTAAATTCCAGTCGGGAGATGGTGCTGAAAAAGGTGTTACTGGACGTTACATGGCTGGTTTCTTCCCAGTGATGATGTTTGGAGTGCCTGCTGCCGCACTAGCTATGTACCGTGCTGCTGAATCTAAACAGAAAAAACGTGTCTACGGTTTGATGCTAGCAGGTTCAATTTCAGCATTCTTTGTAGGTGTCACAGAACCCATTGAATTTGCATTTATGTTCGTTGCACCTGAATTATTTGTTATCCATGCATTTTTAACAGGTGTATCAATGTTTATAGCAGCATTGTTTCATTGGACAGCAGGATTTTCATTTAGTGCAGGTCTCATAGACTTTGTGCTGTCTCTAGTTAACCCTGTTGCGAATAAACCTTATATGTTAATTGTACAAGGACTCGTTTTCTTCGTAATGTATTACTTTGTTTTCAGAGCTGCAATTAAATTCTTAAAATTAAATACACCAGGCCGAGGAAACAATTTATTACCTGACCCAACTTCAGAAGAAGCTTCAACGGGAGACAAAGATAGCCAATCTGACAATCGCACGTCTAATAAATATGCGAAGACAGCAAGTCAAATACTTGATGGGCTAGGTGGTAAAGATAACGTTAAGACATTAACAAACTGTGCCACACGATTACGTATGGAGTTAAATGACAATTCAATTGTCGATGATAGTAAAATTAAAGGCGCTGGTGCAGTAGGCGTCACTAAGAGTGGTAAACATAATACGCAAGTTATCGTTGGTACTCAAGTACAACAGGTTGCAGATGAGATAGAAAAATTAATAGACTAG